One Acetobacterium sp. KB-1 DNA segment encodes these proteins:
- a CDS encoding ABC transporter substrate-binding protein produces MHKKTSSLLSYLLMIGLLITLLTGCQTPNSTTAVPTKTIVDCLNREVVIPADPQRVACLYASTAHIMAMLGQEDKIVGIPNGIKRDVLMTYKRPDIVSVSVPFNDGAINIEELLATNTDLVLLRQSTADNAGEIEKLSKAGIPWVVIDYASLDGLQKAITVTGQVFNQDERAAGYNATLQQTLTLVSQRVSGLPDSTRPRVYHAVNEAARTDLDGDLCSQITDAAGIINVSTQGGSLITDAEKTMTTLEQIYSWNPDAIIANDINATNYMLTDPKWSGLKAVAEQRVTTLPVGVTRWGHPGSIEPHMATLFIAKTFYPDLFSDVDLTHTVKDYYKQWFELDLTNADVAAILSGEGMRLAK; encoded by the coding sequence ATGCACAAAAAAACAAGTTCCCTTCTCAGTTATCTGCTGATGATCGGACTGCTGATAACCCTCCTGACCGGCTGCCAGACCCCTAATTCAACCACAGCAGTTCCAACAAAAACGATTGTGGATTGTCTGAATCGGGAGGTGGTAATCCCGGCTGATCCCCAGCGGGTAGCCTGTCTTTATGCCTCCACTGCCCATATCATGGCGATGCTCGGTCAGGAAGACAAGATTGTCGGGATTCCCAATGGAATTAAGCGGGATGTGCTGATGACCTATAAACGACCCGACATCGTCTCGGTGTCGGTACCTTTTAACGACGGCGCCATCAATATAGAAGAATTGCTGGCTACCAACACCGATCTGGTGCTGCTGCGCCAAAGCACTGCTGATAATGCCGGAGAAATCGAAAAACTCAGCAAGGCCGGGATTCCCTGGGTCGTCATCGATTATGCCAGTCTGGATGGCCTTCAAAAAGCGATTACCGTAACCGGTCAGGTTTTTAATCAGGACGAGCGGGCCGCCGGCTATAATGCCACTCTCCAGCAAACCCTGACACTGGTTTCTCAGCGCGTCAGCGGTCTGCCGGATTCCACTCGACCCCGGGTTTACCACGCTGTTAACGAGGCTGCCCGAACTGATCTGGACGGTGATCTCTGTAGCCAGATCACCGATGCCGCTGGTATCATCAATGTCTCAACCCAGGGCGGCAGCCTAATCACCGATGCCGAAAAAACCATGACTACCCTAGAGCAGATCTACAGCTGGAATCCCGATGCTATCATTGCCAATGACATCAATGCCACCAACTACATGCTCACCGATCCCAAATGGTCCGGATTAAAAGCGGTAGCCGAGCAAAGAGTCACCACTCTACCGGTGGGCGTCACCCGTTGGGGCCATCCCGGTTCGATAGAACCCCATATGGCTACCTTGTTTATCGCCAAAACTTTTTATCCCGATCTTTTCAGCGATGTGGATCTAACCCATACCGTCAAAGACTACTATAAACAATGGTTTGAACTCGATCTGACTAATGCTGACGTCGCTGCCATCTTATCCGGGGAAGGGATGCGACTGGCTAAATAA
- a CDS encoding AAA family ATPase has translation MRFKIEKFRIDEGFLLETDSWDDWFEFSTMYCLKYIDKTNKTTEIGNIKIGQTNMESGQRRADIPRHFDRLDAIFFSVGQSVEYYENLKNLGDNLREEVLTSLNDMAFNIALFEKHKNQRVTQISLMRDISEKEITNQFTRVANGGAKLTNFSFGYSFPTLIKTNEKTLVVNNPAKITFRVKPESNPPTNIHIIIGRNGVGKTYFIKNLIKVITSNNDAENGFFFDPRNNEKLPASNLFANVICVGFSAFDDFPSAIFSQVKSMIFIGLNNEKSAASRVNELSIQFSNSLFKILSSKSKSKLWQNAMGILNYDNYFEESLISKIVFNEDQTKFSKETCDIFTRLSSGHKIILLIITQLVEVIEEKSLIIIDEPETHLHPPLLSAFTRALSDILTEKNAVSILATHSPIILQEVPSSCVWKMQRSKYFISLENLQQETFGTNINALNREVFGLEVEKSGFHHLLKEVLKKEDYDLETVFDVFNNELGDEAKALLRILVALKEKETE, from the coding sequence ATGAGATTTAAAATAGAAAAATTTCGTATTGATGAGGGTTTCTTATTAGAAACAGATAGTTGGGACGATTGGTTCGAATTTTCAACAATGTATTGCTTGAAATATATAGATAAAACCAATAAAACTACTGAAATAGGTAATATCAAAATAGGTCAAACTAATATGGAAAGTGGTCAACGTCGAGCAGATATTCCAAGACATTTTGATCGTTTAGATGCTATCTTTTTTTCAGTTGGTCAAAGTGTTGAATACTATGAAAACCTTAAAAATTTAGGTGATAATCTCAGGGAAGAAGTTCTCACTTCATTAAATGATATGGCATTTAATATCGCTCTTTTTGAAAAGCATAAAAATCAAAGAGTTACACAAATTTCCCTTATGAGAGATATTTCAGAAAAAGAGATAACGAATCAATTTACGCGTGTGGCTAATGGTGGTGCAAAACTTACAAATTTTTCATTTGGATATTCATTTCCAACTCTTATAAAAACTAACGAAAAAACTTTAGTAGTGAACAACCCAGCAAAAATAACTTTCAGAGTTAAACCTGAATCTAATCCTCCTACCAATATTCACATAATTATTGGACGAAACGGCGTAGGGAAAACTTACTTTATAAAAAACCTTATTAAAGTGATTACTAGTAATAATGATGCGGAAAACGGCTTTTTTTTCGATCCCAGAAACAACGAAAAATTACCAGCTAGCAATTTATTTGCAAATGTAATTTGCGTTGGCTTTAGCGCTTTTGATGATTTTCCGTCAGCCATATTTTCCCAAGTCAAATCTATGATTTTTATTGGTTTAAACAACGAAAAAAGTGCTGCTTCAAGAGTTAATGAGCTTTCCATACAATTTTCTAACAGTTTATTTAAGATCCTTTCTAGTAAATCGAAAAGTAAACTTTGGCAAAATGCAATGGGGATTCTAAATTACGACAATTATTTCGAGGAATCATTAATTTCCAAAATTGTATTTAATGAAGACCAAACCAAATTTTCTAAAGAAACATGTGATATATTTACGCGTTTAAGTTCAGGTCATAAGATTATTTTATTAATAATAACTCAATTAGTTGAAGTTATTGAAGAAAAATCATTAATTATCATTGATGAACCAGAAACACATCTACATCCCCCTTTATTATCAGCTTTTACCAGAGCATTATCTGATATTCTAACAGAAAAGAATGCTGTTTCAATCCTTGCTACGCATTCACCTATCATACTTCAAGAAGTACCTTCTAGTTGTGTTTGGAAAATGCAAAGATCAAAATATTTCATCTCTCTGGAGAACCTACAACAAGAAACTTTTGGAACTAATATTAATGCATTAAATAGAGAAGTATTTGGTTTAGAAGTTGAAAAATCTGGATTCCATCATCTATTAAAAGAAGTTCTAAAAAAAGAAGATTACGATTTAGAAACCGTTTTCGATGTTTTTAACAACGAATTAGGGGATGAAGCAAAAGCTTTACTTAGAATATTAGTCGCTTTAAAAGAAAAGGAAACAGAATAA
- a CDS encoding Ig-like domain-containing protein translates to MKHSNFSKIILSLLLVSLLTFGYCGAVMAGNGDGSGGGSGDGSGGGSGPTTETTTETTTAPGSGDGIGGGSDKPLTIVTTIPAAGASDIAVDTPIKLEFSKNVAYATVRDANLKAVTLWAGDQLVKTEITMADDQLEPDLRNFIDIVPSEPLLEDTVYTIKVDKTLSSKSGVVLAEPLELTFTTVGTAEIPNQNTNSSSGVNTIWVIIGLMVIVVVVGVVVVKRKKA, encoded by the coding sequence ATGAAACACTCAAATTTTTCAAAAATAATTCTGTCCTTATTGCTGGTTAGCTTGCTGACCTTTGGCTACTGTGGTGCCGTTATGGCAGGCAACGGTGACGGTTCCGGCGGCGGTAGCGGCGATGGATCCGGTGGTGGTAGCGGGCCTACTACTGAAACAACTACCGAGACTACCACAGCACCAGGTAGCGGTGATGGGATTGGTGGTGGCAGTGATAAACCCCTGACCATTGTCACCACCATCCCTGCCGCTGGGGCTTCAGATATCGCTGTGGATACCCCAATCAAACTGGAGTTCAGCAAAAACGTCGCTTATGCCACAGTTCGGGACGCCAATCTCAAAGCCGTTACCCTTTGGGCCGGGGATCAACTAGTCAAAACCGAAATCACCATGGCTGATGACCAACTAGAGCCAGATCTACGTAATTTCATTGACATCGTTCCTAGTGAACCGCTACTGGAAGATACGGTTTACACCATTAAGGTTGATAAAACCTTGAGCTCCAAAAGTGGGGTTGTTCTGGCTGAACCCTTGGAATTAACCTTTACCACCGTTGGAACTGCAGAAATCCCCAATCAAAACACCAATAGCAGCTCCGGCGTGAACACCATCTGGGTCATCATCGGACTGATGGTCATTGTGGTTGTTGTTGGGGTAGTCGTTGTCAAACGAAAAAAAGCCTGA
- a CDS encoding gamma-glutamyl-gamma-aminobutyrate hydrolase family protein: MGVDKKPLIGILPLYDSSKQSIWMFPGYTDGITKAGGIPVILSILNSNEDIEAIADRLDGFVFSGGQDVDPQYYGEPLLRYSNEIYPPRDQLELQLLRAVMDRDKPIFGVCRGLQLINVALGGSLYQDIDVQVKREFQIQHFQQNNYEHPVHSVKLKKESRLFEIFETETIRVNSMHHQGIARLAFDLQATAISEDGLVEAVEIGDLTFGLAVQWHPEFLWQQDEKTLNMLKAFVDAAKNEMKE; this comes from the coding sequence AAAGTATTTGGATGTTCCCGGGATATACCGATGGCATTACTAAGGCCGGGGGAATTCCGGTGATCCTTTCAATTTTGAACAGTAACGAAGATATTGAAGCCATCGCCGACCGATTGGATGGGTTTGTCTTCAGTGGTGGGCAGGATGTGGACCCTCAGTATTACGGGGAACCCCTACTCAGATATAGCAATGAAATCTATCCTCCCCGAGATCAGTTGGAATTGCAGCTATTACGGGCGGTAATGGATCGGGACAAGCCAATCTTTGGGGTTTGCCGGGGACTCCAATTAATTAACGTTGCTTTGGGAGGAAGCCTCTATCAGGATATCGATGTGCAGGTGAAAAGGGAATTCCAAATTCAGCATTTTCAACAAAACAATTATGAACATCCCGTTCATAGTGTGAAACTGAAGAAAGAATCCCGACTATTTGAGATCTTTGAGACTGAAACGATCCGGGTTAACAGCATGCATCATCAGGGGATTGCCAGGTTGGCTTTTGACCTCCAGGCGACCGCCATTAGTGAAGATGGTCTGGTCGAAGCGGTGGAGATCGGGGATCTCACCTTCGGCCTGGCAGTGCAATGGCATCCTGAATTTTTATGGCAGCAGGATGAAAAAACATTGAACATGCTAAAAGCCTTTGTAGATGCCGCAAAGAATGAAATGAAAGAATAA
- a CDS encoding HNH endonuclease, producing the protein MKRIEKPENNIEDIITDCVSNYENEELKRKFTESIPFIKDYTDHFDSSMLENSVHLLVPHDNTNDILSTKEMVDLYNNKFSKQKQPGRIHYEKIKISAPNEKCPLCGVRIVSTLDHFMSKQLFPSLAISPINLVPACFDCNKIKGKKQFETFEQTHLHPYYDNIDDEIWLTSEIKKDNTSSNISIQFNTVKPANYDISLYQRIITHFILFDLEHLFRVQAIDEILNVKYKLKKIKRTAGIKALYEDLLDTKNSCEKHDQNSWKSALYRALHNNEWFVETYLDD; encoded by the coding sequence ATGAAAAGGATAGAAAAGCCTGAAAATAACATTGAAGATATCATCACTGACTGTGTATCTAATTACGAAAATGAAGAACTGAAAAGAAAATTCACTGAGTCTATTCCTTTTATTAAAGATTATACAGATCATTTTGACTCCAGTATGTTAGAAAACAGTGTCCATTTGTTGGTTCCTCACGATAATACTAATGATATATTAAGTACAAAAGAAATGGTAGACCTATACAACAATAAATTTTCAAAACAAAAACAGCCTGGTAGAATTCATTATGAAAAAATTAAAATATCAGCCCCAAACGAAAAATGTCCATTGTGCGGAGTTAGGATTGTTTCAACTCTTGACCATTTTATGAGTAAACAACTATTCCCCTCCCTTGCAATTTCACCTATTAATTTAGTACCAGCTTGCTTCGACTGCAATAAAATTAAAGGAAAAAAACAATTTGAAACGTTTGAACAAACTCACTTGCATCCATATTATGATAACATCGACGATGAGATATGGTTAACTTCTGAGATAAAGAAAGATAATACATCATCAAATATATCAATACAATTTAACACCGTTAAACCTGCTAATTACGATATCTCTCTTTATCAAAGAATAATAACTCATTTTATACTTTTTGATTTAGAACACCTATTTCGTGTTCAGGCAATAGATGAAATTTTAAATGTAAAGTATAAACTAAAAAAAATCAAAAGAACTGCAGGGATAAAAGCACTCTATGAAGATTTGCTTGATACTAAGAACAGTTGTGAAAAACACGATCAAAATAGTTGGAAATCTGCATTATATAGAGCATTACATAATAATGAGTGGTTTGTAGAAACATATTTAGACGATTAA
- a CDS encoding recombinase family protein produces MPNLKIVAYARFSSDNQRTESIDAQLRAIREYCKKENYQIINIYTDEIRSGLSDERPGFLEMIDDAEMNQFDAIVVHKLDRFSRDRYDSALYKRRLKKAGVKLFSVLERLDDSPESIILESVLEGMAEYYSKNLARETFKGLKENALKCQHNGGIPPLGYDVDPQTKKYIINDYEADTVRMIFDLYLRNSGYSEISEKLNTAGRLTKRNKPFGKNSLYEVLNNDKYIGFYTYNKVANRRLYGANRRSVKDESEIIRIKGGIPAIIEDSQWQEVRERMSSNKRKTASYKAKYVYPLSGLITCGKCGSAYCGHHRSSRSYHNFYYVCSNKHNKGECDAKSVSKELLETAVVNELEKRLFSENGLEATAKYIQNYAITQNDHQLKRLSGLKSELEKTNIQIARIVDAVVDGMYHETMKERLTQFEAKRNNLEREIRNYEENMENMIPSLEDIKMIIGMDNIRTMDENKLKECFQKYVKKITILEDGEIEIDLVVHINGVP; encoded by the coding sequence ATGCCAAATTTAAAAATTGTCGCTTATGCCCGATTCTCATCAGATAATCAGCGAACTGAAAGCATTGATGCACAACTCAGAGCCATCAGAGAATACTGCAAAAAAGAAAACTATCAAATCATCAATATATACACCGATGAAATCAGATCCGGCTTATCCGACGAAAGACCAGGATTCCTTGAAATGATCGATGATGCTGAAATGAATCAATTTGATGCAATCGTTGTTCATAAGCTGGATCGCTTTTCGAGGGATCGTTACGACAGCGCTTTGTATAAGCGTCGTTTAAAAAAAGCTGGTGTTAAACTCTTTTCTGTCCTGGAACGATTGGATGATAGTCCCGAAAGCATCATTCTGGAATCAGTTCTGGAAGGCATGGCCGAATACTACAGTAAAAATCTGGCAAGAGAAACCTTCAAGGGATTGAAAGAAAACGCCTTAAAATGCCAGCATAACGGTGGAATCCCCCCTTTGGGCTATGATGTCGACCCTCAAACAAAAAAATACATAATCAATGATTATGAAGCTGACACTGTAAGAATGATTTTTGATCTTTACCTTCGTAATTCCGGATATAGTGAAATATCTGAGAAACTTAATACTGCTGGCAGATTAACTAAACGCAATAAACCTTTTGGTAAAAATTCGCTATATGAAGTCTTAAATAATGATAAGTACATTGGTTTCTATACCTATAATAAAGTCGCCAATAGAAGGCTCTATGGCGCAAATAGACGGAGTGTTAAGGACGAAAGCGAAATAATTAGAATTAAGGGAGGCATCCCAGCTATTATTGAAGATAGTCAATGGCAGGAAGTACGTGAAAGAATGAGTAGTAACAAACGAAAAACAGCTTCATACAAAGCAAAATATGTCTATCCCCTATCCGGCCTTATCACCTGTGGTAAGTGCGGATCAGCTTATTGCGGCCATCATCGGAGTTCACGATCATACCATAATTTCTATTACGTTTGTAGCAACAAACATAATAAGGGTGAATGTGACGCTAAATCTGTTTCCAAAGAATTACTTGAAACAGCCGTTGTTAACGAACTTGAAAAACGATTATTCTCAGAAAATGGCCTGGAAGCTACTGCCAAATATATTCAAAACTACGCCATAACTCAAAACGACCATCAACTAAAAAGACTTTCTGGTCTAAAATCCGAACTAGAAAAAACAAATATTCAAATTGCTCGAATTGTTGATGCTGTTGTTGATGGGATGTATCACGAAACAATGAAAGAACGTTTGACTCAGTTTGAAGCCAAAAGAAACAATCTTGAACGTGAGATTCGAAATTATGAAGAAAATATGGAAAATATGATTCCATCACTTGAAGATATCAAAATGATAATTGGTATGGACAATATCAGAACGATGGATGAAAACAAATTGAAGGAATGTTTCCAAAAGTACGTAAAAAAAATCACCATCCTGGAAGATGGTGAAATAGAAATTGATCTTGTCGTACATATAAATGGCGTGCCCTGA
- a CDS encoding ABC transporter ATP-binding protein has product MTLLRLNNLSFGYDPHRLIFENISFAVQPGEVFCIIGPNGCGKTTLIDSILGINPPQQGTIEVGGIHLAKLKPREFAQHIAYVPQSHTKTFPYTVLDIVVMGRTYATQGFGSPDSSQRQQALKSLEQVGLKGFEERLYTELSGGELQLVLIARALTQNARIMVLDEPTAHLDFRHELVVMEIITWLVKEKGLTIVMATHFLNQAFYLENAGVPTRVALMNLGKIEAIGSPSEVITKNNLKNVFKIISTTGTTNEEGIQRKFIVPLKNIR; this is encoded by the coding sequence ATGACTTTGTTACGTTTAAATAACCTAAGTTTTGGTTACGATCCCCACCGTTTGATTTTTGAAAACATCAGTTTTGCCGTCCAACCTGGTGAAGTCTTTTGCATTATCGGCCCCAACGGCTGCGGCAAAACCACCCTGATTGACAGCATCCTGGGTATCAACCCACCCCAACAGGGAACGATTGAAGTCGGCGGCATCCATCTTGCAAAGCTAAAGCCCCGGGAATTTGCCCAGCACATTGCCTATGTTCCCCAAAGTCACACCAAAACCTTTCCCTACACCGTACTGGATATTGTAGTGATGGGCCGGACCTATGCCACTCAAGGCTTTGGTTCGCCGGACTCCAGCCAGCGACAACAGGCTCTGAAAAGCCTTGAGCAAGTAGGTTTAAAAGGTTTTGAAGAACGTCTTTATACCGAGCTCAGCGGCGGCGAACTACAACTGGTGCTAATTGCCCGGGCCTTGACCCAGAACGCCAGAATCATGGTACTAGACGAACCTACCGCCCATCTGGATTTTCGCCATGAGTTAGTGGTAATGGAAATTATCACCTGGCTGGTCAAAGAAAAGGGGCTAACCATTGTGATGGCGACCCATTTTCTCAACCAGGCCTTTTATCTTGAAAATGCCGGGGTACCCACCCGGGTAGCCCTGATGAATCTGGGTAAAATCGAAGCCATCGGTAGCCCTTCCGAGGTGATTACTAAAAACAACCTCAAAAACGTCTTTAAAATCATCTCCACGACCGGGACTACCAATGAAGAAGGAATTCAGCGGAAATTTATCGTACCACTAAAAAACATCCGCTGA
- a CDS encoding ATP-dependent endonuclease — MKLSKVAIENFRAYLDKTEINFDNLTAIIGKNDIGKSTILEALEIFFNNSIVTCDKNDLSVNRLGNDENIKITCTFTDLPSQVTIDAAFKTSLENEFLLNENGELEILKIFKATSAKPKESVFIRCLHPSDTDYSDLLTLKNADLKKRAESLKISKESYNASINAEIRQAIRLTNKNCYKEVILIPADKEDAKKIYDNLKLYLPMYALFQSDRSSTDDDNEITDPMKIAIQQALIEVSEELENIKEAVRQRTLDTAIRTLEKLKEMSPDLANSLVPEFKSEPKFDSLFKLSINSDNNIPINKRGSGVRRLILLNFFRAEAERRLKESNSSSIIYAFEEPETSQHPDHQALLVEAFLELSHTPNTQIILTTHTPALASMINIENLRFLSKSNDDEKRIVMSNSDTTYELICNELGVLPNPINMNTRAIILVEGPGDVIFLNHAAQCLYKDGFLETTFEKANFAIVPIGGCGTLKYWINLKLIDQFYLPWGILLDSDNGAAEQTYNFKKVSELRKKGIKAYTTRKREPENYIHYDCVRETVQYSDTDDAKEIINHATNIGKNDVLIKLWPKMTGARIREVEKYEDNGIIHYELTEMITDFLKLMS, encoded by the coding sequence ATGAAACTAAGTAAAGTAGCAATTGAAAACTTTAGAGCATATCTGGATAAAACAGAAATCAATTTCGACAATCTAACAGCAATTATTGGAAAAAATGATATAGGCAAATCAACCATCCTTGAGGCACTTGAGATATTCTTTAACAATTCAATTGTTACTTGTGACAAAAACGATTTATCGGTCAATAGACTTGGCAATGACGAGAACATCAAGATTACTTGTACTTTTACAGACCTTCCTTCTCAAGTAACAATTGATGCTGCTTTCAAAACAAGTTTAGAAAACGAATTTTTATTAAACGAAAATGGAGAGCTTGAAATTTTGAAAATATTTAAAGCTACTTCTGCTAAACCCAAAGAAAGCGTATTCATAAGATGTCTTCATCCTTCCGATACAGACTACAGTGACTTATTGACTTTAAAAAATGCTGATCTTAAGAAGCGAGCTGAATCTCTTAAAATAAGTAAAGAGAGCTATAACGCCTCAATCAATGCAGAAATTCGCCAGGCAATCCGTTTAACTAATAAAAATTGTTATAAAGAAGTCATCCTTATACCAGCAGATAAAGAAGACGCAAAAAAAATCTATGATAATCTTAAACTGTATCTACCAATGTATGCATTATTTCAATCTGACCGATCAAGTACAGATGATGACAATGAAATTACTGATCCAATGAAAATAGCTATTCAACAAGCCTTAATTGAAGTATCTGAAGAATTAGAAAATATTAAAGAAGCTGTTCGACAAAGAACCCTTGATACAGCAATAAGAACCCTTGAAAAACTGAAAGAAATGTCGCCTGATTTGGCGAATTCGTTAGTTCCTGAATTTAAAAGTGAACCCAAATTCGATTCTCTTTTTAAATTATCTATAAATTCAGATAATAACATTCCCATTAATAAACGAGGTAGTGGTGTGCGTCGGCTAATTTTACTGAATTTTTTCAGAGCCGAAGCAGAAAGACGGCTCAAAGAATCCAATAGTTCATCCATAATATATGCTTTCGAAGAACCAGAAACTTCACAGCATCCAGATCATCAAGCACTATTAGTTGAAGCATTTCTAGAATTATCACATACGCCAAACACACAAATCATTTTAACAACTCATACACCGGCTTTGGCAAGTATGATAAATATTGAAAATTTAAGATTTCTAAGCAAAAGTAATGATGATGAAAAAAGAATAGTGATGTCAAATAGTGATACTACATATGAGTTAATATGTAATGAGCTCGGTGTATTACCTAATCCCATCAACATGAACACTCGTGCGATAATATTAGTCGAGGGACCTGGTGATGTTATCTTTCTAAACCACGCAGCACAATGTTTGTATAAAGATGGTTTTTTAGAAACTACTTTTGAAAAAGCAAATTTCGCGATCGTTCCAATTGGAGGCTGTGGAACTTTAAAATACTGGATTAACTTAAAGCTAATAGATCAGTTCTATCTACCTTGGGGAATTTTGTTAGATTCCGACAACGGTGCAGCAGAACAAACTTACAATTTTAAGAAAGTCTCAGAATTAAGAAAAAAGGGTATCAAAGCCTATACAACCAGAAAAAGAGAACCTGAAAACTATATCCACTATGATTGTGTTAGAGAAACCGTCCAATATTCCGATACAGATGATGCTAAGGAAATAATTAATCACGCTACCAATATAGGTAAAAATGATGTATTAATAAAACTTTGGCCAAAAATGACTGGTGCGAGAATTCGTGAAGTTGAAAAGTACGAAGACAACGGTATAATCCATTACGAATTAACAGAAATGATTACGGATTTTCTTAAATTGATGAGTTGA
- a CDS encoding iron ABC transporter permease produces the protein MSPQKKTIVTIILMMLPVLFFFGTICIGRYYVSLTDIFLTLWQGLTGNSSGISTETTTVILQIRFPRAFQGAMVGAALGASGAAFQSLFRNPLVSSGILGVSAGAGFGAALAIVLFNTVFLTPLFAFIFGILAVILSYFAGKIDNTSTTITLVLGGTIIQSIFSALISLLKYLADTATQLPAITFWLMGSLASTKTADVFLALIPMVLGMAGILIMRYRLNVLSMGDREARTLGINVRANKATIIGLATLATAGAVCISGIVGWIGLIIPHVGRMLVGNDNKWLVPASMSLGACFVIFCDTLCRSITGGEIPLGIVTALIGGPFFIYLLKKTKGRSW, from the coding sequence ATGTCACCACAAAAAAAGACGATTGTCACCATCATTCTAATGATGCTTCCCGTCCTCTTTTTCTTTGGAACCATCTGTATTGGACGCTATTACGTTTCTTTAACGGATATCTTTCTGACTCTGTGGCAGGGGCTCACCGGCAACAGCAGCGGGATAAGTACCGAAACCACCACGGTGATCCTGCAGATCCGTTTCCCCCGAGCTTTTCAGGGAGCCATGGTAGGTGCGGCTCTGGGCGCCAGCGGTGCCGCTTTTCAGAGTCTCTTCCGCAACCCATTAGTTTCCAGTGGCATCCTGGGAGTTTCCGCTGGAGCTGGCTTCGGGGCCGCCCTGGCCATTGTTTTATTCAACACCGTTTTTCTGACCCCTTTGTTTGCCTTTATCTTCGGGATTCTAGCAGTGATTCTCAGTTATTTTGCCGGCAAAATCGACAACACTTCCACCACCATCACCCTGGTGTTGGGCGGTACCATTATCCAGTCAATTTTTTCGGCCCTGATTTCATTACTTAAATACCTGGCTGATACCGCCACCCAACTTCCGGCTATCACCTTCTGGCTGATGGGCAGTCTAGCATCAACCAAAACTGCTGATGTCTTCCTGGCCCTAATCCCCATGGTTCTGGGCATGGCTGGAATCCTAATCATGCGTTACCGTCTCAATGTGCTCTCCATGGGTGATCGGGAAGCCCGCACCCTGGGGATCAACGTGAGGGCCAATAAGGCCACCATCATCGGCTTGGCCACCTTGGCCACTGCCGGAGCCGTCTGTATCAGCGGAATCGTCGGCTGGATCGGACTAATCATCCCCCATGTGGGCCGAATGTTAGTGGGCAATGACAACAAGTGGCTAGTTCCGGCCAGTATGTCCCTGGGGGCTTGTTTTGTTATTTTCTGCGACACCCTCTGCCGCAGTATCACGGGTGGTGAGATCCCCTTAGGGATTGTAACCGCCCTAATTGGCGGTCCATTTTTTATTTATCTCCTTAAAAAAACCAAAGGAAGGAGCTGGTAA